ACCGATCCGACATCGGTAACCGTGGCGCCGGGTTTCAGATGCGGGGCGATTTCACGGGCCACGGCCCCCATCGCGCCGACGGGCACCGCAAGGACAACAAGATCGGCCCCCTCGACCGCCTCGGCGGCGGTATCCACCACCCGGTCGCACAATCCGATCTCTTGCGCGATGGCGCGGGTTTCCGCAGACCGGGCGGTGCCCACGATCTCACCCGCCAGATTGCCGCGACGCATGGCATGGGCCATCGACCCCGCGATCAGCCCCAGACCGATCAGCGCAACGCGGTCATACAGCACGGGCATCCGCCGCCTCCCTGAACCGGGTGATCGCCTCGATCACGCGGCGGCAGGCGGCTTCGTCCCCCACGCTGATCCGCAGGGCATCGGGAAGCTTGTAGCCAGCAACGCGGCGCACGATCAGACCTTCGGATTTCAGAAAGTCGTCGCAGGCCTCGGCCTCGGCCCGGTCCCGGAACCGCGGCAGAACGAAGTTTGCAAAGGACGGATCGGTCGGCACGCCGGCCGCGTTCAGTTCCACCACCAGCCAGTCGCGCAGCCGGGCGTTTTCGGCACAACATTTCTCGGTATACGCCACGTCGCGCACCGCGGCCTCGGCCGTGTCAAGCTGCGCGCGGCTGAGGTTGAAGGGCCCCCGCACGCGGTTCAGCACGTCGATCACCTCGGCCGGGCCATAGCCCCAGCCGATCCGCAAACCGCCAAGACCGTATATCTTGGAGAAGGTGCGCGTCATCACGACATTCTCGCGCCCCTCGACAACGGCGGCCCCGCCATCGAACCCTTCGACGCATTCGGCATAGGCCCCGTCCAACACCAGCAGCGCCTGATCCGGCAACCCATCCGCCAGCCGTGCGGTGTCTTCGGCCGAAATCATCGTGCCCGTGGGGTTGGCGGGGTTCGCCACGAACACCAGCCGGGTCCGGTCCGTGCAGGCCGCAAGGATGGCATCGACATCGACGGTACGGTCGCGTTCCGGCACCTCCACCGGGGTCGCCCCGGCGGCCAGGGCCGAAATCCGGTACATCGCGAACCCGTGCTCGGTATGGATCACTTCGTCCCCCGGGCCGGCATAGGCGTTGCACAGGAAGGCGATGACCTCATCCGACCCGGCCCCGCAGATCACCCGCGCGGGGTCCACACCGTGCACTTCTCCGATCGCGGCCCGCAACGCGGCGTGATCGGTGGACGGATACAGATGCAGCGCCGCCGCCGTGGCCGCAAAGGCGGCACGCGCCCGTTCGGACGGGCCGAAGGGGTTCTCGTTCGACGACAGTTTCACCACATCGGATCGGCCCGCGATCTGCGATTGCCCACCCTGATAGGGCGCGATGTCGAGTATGCCCGATTGAGGCTTGATCCTTGCCATGTTCCGCTCTCCTTGGCGCGCATCCCTAGCTTGTCCCTTGGATCAACGCCAGTGGGAAAGGCCGCCCAATATAGGGCGGGGCACCCCCCGGCCGAAAACGGCACCACGCACGACTCAGGATGGATCTAAACTCTGGGTCTTCCCTTGCTTCGCGCCGCAGAAATGCCGTCGATTCGAAGCTTTCATGGAAACCTATTGCGGACAATTGGCGCGAATCAGAAGATCTTTCGACCCACGCGCAACAATGGGCAGCGCCGCCGCACCGAAGCCAAAGTTTTGGATCAAGTTTGAAAAAAACATGCGGCAATTGCGGAATTCTTGTGTAAAGTCGCCCGTGGAGTGCGAGACTTGGTGACGAGGGACCGATGAGGTCGGATTGGGTGTGTAGCGACTTGGCGTAACCTGCGGTCAGGGCCGTGGGTGGGCGGCATTCTCCTGACATTGCATGTGGCGTCGAATGCGTTGATCTGGCCGTTTTGGTCAGTTCACGGCTGCATCCCTGCATCCTCGATCAACAGCTCTACTCGAGTGAAACTGACGAGTCCCCCGACATGGCGGGGGAGGAATGCGTTGTGTCGCAGAAGGCACTGTGAGCGAGGGAACTATGACCTA
The genomic region above belongs to Rhodovulum sp. P5 and contains:
- the hisC gene encoding histidinol-phosphate transaminase, with the protein product MARIKPQSGILDIAPYQGGQSQIAGRSDVVKLSSNENPFGPSERARAAFAATAAALHLYPSTDHAALRAAIGEVHGVDPARVICGAGSDEVIAFLCNAYAGPGDEVIHTEHGFAMYRISALAAGATPVEVPERDRTVDVDAILAACTDRTRLVFVANPANPTGTMISAEDTARLADGLPDQALLVLDGAYAECVEGFDGGAAVVEGRENVVMTRTFSKIYGLGGLRIGWGYGPAEVIDVLNRVRGPFNLSRAQLDTAEAAVRDVAYTEKCCAENARLRDWLVVELNAAGVPTDPSFANFVLPRFRDRAEAEACDDFLKSEGLIVRRVAGYKLPDALRISVGDEAACRRVIEAITRFREAADARAV